In Marinomonas posidonica IVIA-Po-181, a single window of DNA contains:
- a CDS encoding ribonuclease J yields MNMNLYGHDGQWLMVDCGVSFNEPLSPQDALTSEVVSADPRFISEQKERLAGMVITHAHEDHIGAVPYLWRRFKCAVYTTRFTAEVLRRKLAQVGLEQDVPIIIVDDGESKQIGPFQVTWLALTHSMPDAFSVTIETPAGRVFHTGDWKIDKQPVVGEGFVASRFSALAKQNMLAMVCDSTNALQAGHSVSESDCYQGLLAAIKEEKNRVVVGCFSSNLARLVSLGRVAQETGRYLALIGRSLLNMVSIARVTGHWPEDLPLIDAAHIGYLPREEVLAVATGSQGEPRATLNRLAANNCFDLTLEADDLVLFSAMMIPGNENDIMRLVGQFKGQNIRTLQQQDTNLAIHVSGHPYQDELRQLYSWVQPEVAIPVHGEAAHLAANAEVAKASHVPRQLVGQNGDLYQLAPNVTVIRQAVKTGRIALLR; encoded by the coding sequence ATGAACATGAATCTTTATGGGCATGACGGGCAATGGTTGATGGTGGATTGCGGCGTGTCTTTTAATGAACCTTTATCACCTCAAGATGCGCTGACATCGGAAGTGGTTAGTGCGGATCCTCGCTTTATCAGTGAACAGAAAGAGCGCCTCGCTGGCATGGTGATTACGCATGCTCATGAAGACCATATCGGGGCTGTGCCTTACCTATGGCGGCGCTTTAAATGTGCTGTTTACACAACTCGTTTTACCGCTGAAGTATTGCGTCGTAAATTGGCTCAAGTTGGCCTAGAACAAGACGTGCCAATTATCATTGTCGATGATGGTGAGAGCAAACAGATTGGTCCGTTTCAGGTCACCTGGCTGGCTTTGACCCATTCCATGCCTGATGCCTTCTCAGTGACCATTGAGACGCCAGCTGGACGAGTATTTCATACTGGTGATTGGAAAATCGACAAACAACCTGTGGTTGGAGAAGGCTTTGTTGCCAGTCGCTTTAGTGCGCTGGCCAAGCAAAATATGCTCGCCATGGTGTGCGATTCAACCAATGCCCTGCAAGCAGGTCATTCTGTTTCCGAAAGTGACTGTTATCAGGGCTTGTTGGCAGCCATCAAAGAGGAAAAAAATCGCGTTGTGGTCGGCTGCTTTAGCAGTAATCTGGCGCGTTTGGTGTCGCTTGGACGAGTGGCACAAGAAACCGGGCGTTACTTGGCGTTAATCGGTCGTTCACTTTTGAATATGGTGAGTATCGCTCGTGTCACTGGCCATTGGCCTGAGGATTTGCCTTTAATCGATGCCGCGCATATTGGCTATTTACCGAGAGAAGAAGTGTTGGCGGTGGCGACAGGCAGTCAAGGTGAACCAAGAGCAACCTTAAACCGTTTGGCCGCGAATAACTGTTTTGATTTGACGCTGGAGGCCGATGATCTGGTGCTCTTTTCTGCCATGATGATTCCTGGCAATGAAAACGACATCATGCGTTTGGTTGGTCAATTTAAAGGACAAAACATTCGCACATTACAACAGCAGGATACGAATCTAGCGATTCATGTGAGTGGCCACCCATATCAGGATGAATTGCGACAACTGTATTCTTGGGTGCAGCCAGAAGTCGCGATTCCTGTTCATGGGGAGGCCGCCCATTTAGCGGCAAACGCAGAGGTGGCGAAAGCTAGCCATGTACCAAGACAGCTGGTTGGACAAAATGGCGACTTGTATCAGCTTGCCCCGAATGTCACCGTGATACGCCAAGCCGTAAAAACGGGCCGAATTGCTTTACTGCGTTAA
- a CDS encoding NYN domain-containing protein, producing MQNVTILVDVQNIYYTTRHSFGRSFDYNAFWRQVTADRQVVKAIAYAIDRGDEKQRQFQNILRAIGFEVKLKPFIQRSDGSAKGDWDVGITIDALEYGMNSDVLVLASGDGDFDLLAKTLTEKHHTKVEVYGVEALTAQSLIQAATHFTPIDNNLLLK from the coding sequence ATGCAAAACGTGACCATCTTAGTCGACGTTCAAAATATTTATTACACCACCCGCCACAGCTTTGGCCGCTCCTTTGACTATAATGCCTTTTGGCGACAAGTAACCGCCGATAGACAAGTGGTCAAAGCCATCGCGTATGCCATTGATCGTGGAGATGAAAAGCAGCGTCAATTTCAAAATATTTTGCGCGCCATTGGTTTTGAGGTAAAACTCAAACCCTTCATCCAACGCTCTGATGGTTCCGCAAAAGGTGACTGGGACGTCGGCATCACGATTGATGCGCTTGAATATGGTATGAACTCAGATGTATTAGTACTGGCCTCAGGCGATGGCGATTTTGATTTATTGGCAAAAACACTAACGGAAAAACACCATACCAAAGTAGAAGTCTATGGCGTAGAAGCTCTCACCGCTCAGTCTTTGATTCAAGCCGCCACTCACTTCACCCCAATTGATAACAATTTGTTACTAAAATAA